One Paenibacillus riograndensis SBR5 DNA segment encodes these proteins:
- a CDS encoding ATP-binding protein translates to MVIFFENRAYPYNNRLLVFMSAVTMILCIAKPIKLEMGFIYDLRYIPFILVALFGGYRSVFPLYLIMNIYRFYLGGAGTFPSFLFSTAVLLLVPYLSKRFIKLSSKRRILWAVVIAALTMGLYLINLGLITDKLDQQFWILTVYALLTHGAVMSIIMILIEQIITNIKNRDRILQSERLNVVSELAASVSHEIRNPLTVTSGFLQLLNKSNTITPEEKGYVELSLLELNRAEKIVSDYLSFAKPQSDNMVCSNMKAEAEYTKNIIMPYATIHKVDVQFNFNNTLNKCYDKNQIQQCLINLYKNGIEAMREKDGGTLTIDISEKKQNIVISIQDTGIGMTKEEISRLGKPYYSTKEEGTGLGMLMAYSAINKVKGIIEVESEKGKGTTFLITIPT, encoded by the coding sequence GTGGTGATTTTTTTTGAAAATAGAGCATATCCGTACAACAACAGGCTTCTGGTCTTCATGTCCGCGGTAACGATGATTTTATGCATTGCCAAGCCGATTAAGCTGGAAATGGGATTTATTTATGATCTCAGATATATTCCGTTTATTCTCGTGGCTCTGTTTGGCGGATACCGGAGTGTGTTTCCACTGTACTTGATTATGAACATTTACCGGTTCTACCTGGGGGGAGCGGGGACCTTCCCTTCCTTCCTGTTCTCAACGGCGGTGCTGCTGCTGGTCCCATATCTCAGCAAACGCTTTATCAAGCTGTCTTCCAAACGCCGCATCCTGTGGGCAGTGGTCATCGCTGCGTTAACCATGGGGCTGTACCTGATTAATCTGGGATTGATCACGGACAAATTGGATCAGCAATTCTGGATACTTACGGTCTATGCCTTGTTGACGCATGGTGCCGTTATGAGCATTATTATGATTCTCATCGAGCAGATCATTACCAATATTAAAAACCGTGACCGGATTCTGCAGTCTGAACGCCTCAATGTGGTCAGTGAGCTGGCAGCCAGCGTGTCGCATGAAATCAGGAATCCGCTTACGGTAACCAGCGGTTTCCTGCAGCTGCTGAATAAATCGAATACGATTACACCGGAAGAAAAGGGTTATGTCGAATTATCCTTGCTGGAACTGAACCGGGCGGAGAAGATCGTCAGTGACTATCTCTCTTTTGCCAAGCCGCAATCCGATAATATGGTGTGTTCCAATATGAAGGCTGAAGCCGAGTATACCAAGAACATCATCATGCCTTACGCAACCATTCATAAAGTGGATGTTCAGTTCAATTTCAACAACACCCTGAATAAATGTTATGACAAAAACCAGATTCAGCAATGCCTCATTAATCTCTACAAGAACGGGATCGAAGCGATGAGGGAAAAGGACGGGGGCACGCTCACCATTGATATTTCGGAGAAAAAACAAAACATCGTCATCAGTATTCAGGATACCGGTATCGGGATGACCAAGGAAGAAATCTCGCGTCTCGGCAAGCCGTATTATTCCACCAAAGAAGAAGGGACAGGCCTCGGCATGCTGATGGCGTACAGCGCTATCAATAAGGTCAAAGGGATTATAGAAGTGGAAAGTGAAAAGGGGAAGGGCACGACCTTCCTGATCACCATCCCCACTTAA
- the aspA gene encoding aspartate ammonia-lyase has protein sequence MLNKLVRVEHDFLGEMEVPADAYYGIQTLRAIENFPITGYSIHERLITSMAMVKKAAALANMDIHRLPSRIGHVIVQAADEIIAGGWSEQFKVDPIQGGAGTSINMNANEVIANRAIELLGGVKGDYTMISPNSHVNMSQSTNDSFPTATHIAVLYLIDELLVTMAGLHGAFVRKAEEFDGIIKMGRTHLQDAVPIRLGQEFAAYARMLERDLVRIRQTKFHLYEINMGATAVGTGLNADPRYISKVVELLADISGYPLENAAHLPDATQNTDVYTEVSAALKIAMINMSKAANDLRLMASGPRAGLGEIKLPARQPGSSIMPGKVNPVMCEVVNQVAFQVMGNDHTICMASEAGQLELNVMEPVLVFNLLQSLSIMNRALGAFQQHCIDGITVDKERCEGYVKQSVGVITALNPYLGYEEAARIAHEAIQTGESVRSLCLRYNLLKEEELDRILNPYRMTEPGIAGSVT, from the coding sequence TTGTTGAACAAACTTGTCAGGGTTGAGCATGATTTTCTCGGTGAAATGGAAGTTCCCGCCGATGCTTATTATGGAATTCAAACGCTGAGGGCCATCGAGAATTTTCCGATCACCGGCTACTCTATTCATGAACGCTTAATTACCTCCATGGCCATGGTCAAGAAGGCTGCAGCCCTTGCCAATATGGATATCCACCGCCTACCCTCACGGATAGGGCATGTAATCGTACAGGCTGCGGATGAGATAATCGCAGGGGGATGGAGTGAGCAGTTTAAGGTAGATCCCATACAGGGCGGGGCGGGCACATCAATCAACATGAATGCTAATGAGGTGATTGCGAACCGTGCGATTGAGCTGCTCGGAGGAGTGAAGGGCGATTACACCATGATCAGTCCTAATTCACATGTAAATATGTCGCAGTCTACCAACGACAGTTTTCCCACAGCTACTCATATTGCCGTCCTCTATTTGATCGATGAACTGCTGGTGACCATGGCAGGCCTGCACGGTGCCTTTGTCCGGAAGGCTGAAGAGTTTGATGGCATTATCAAGATGGGCCGGACCCATCTTCAGGATGCGGTTCCCATCCGGCTTGGACAGGAGTTTGCCGCCTATGCCAGAATGCTGGAAAGGGATTTGGTACGGATCAGGCAGACCAAGTTCCATTTGTATGAAATCAACATGGGGGCCACTGCCGTAGGTACCGGATTAAATGCTGACCCCCGCTATATAAGCAAGGTTGTAGAGTTGCTGGCCGATATAAGCGGTTATCCGTTAGAAAACGCAGCGCATCTGCCCGATGCCACCCAGAATACGGACGTCTATACGGAGGTTTCTGCTGCGCTCAAGATCGCTATGATCAATATGTCCAAAGCAGCCAACGATTTGCGGCTTATGGCTTCGGGGCCACGGGCGGGTCTGGGGGAAATTAAGCTTCCTGCCCGGCAGCCGGGCTCTTCCATCATGCCGGGCAAGGTGAACCCGGTAATGTGTGAGGTTGTGAATCAGGTGGCCTTTCAAGTTATGGGCAATGACCATACGATTTGTATGGCCTCGGAAGCCGGACAGCTTGAATTGAATGTAATGGAGCCTGTGCTTGTATTTAATTTGCTCCAGTCTCTAAGCATTATGAACCGTGCGTTAGGTGCTTTTCAGCAGCACTGCATCGATGGAATTACAGTGGATAAAGAGAGATGCGAAGGTTATGTCAAGCAAAGCGTAGGGGTGATTACTGCGTTGAATCCTTATTTGGGCTATGAAGAAGCGGCAAGGATTGCGCATGAAGCGATTCAGACAGGAGAGTCTGTCCGTTCGCTTTGCCTGCGGTATAACCTGCTGAAAGAGGAAGAGCTGGACCGTATTCTCAACCCCTACCGCATGACAGAGCCCGGCATCGCAGGTTCGGTGACTTAG
- a CDS encoding tetratricopeptide repeat protein: MREELIAQLNKWHEEDKYQEIVDRIKETPTILIDDELATHLGRALNNLGRYKSALKWFMKTADKGKKDPLWHFRVGYAHYYLDELQDAIREFEIAHKLDPEDEDTIQFLEWSRKEAAEAPADKESDEEEE; this comes from the coding sequence ATGAGAGAAGAACTTATCGCACAATTAAATAAGTGGCATGAGGAGGACAAATATCAGGAAATCGTAGACCGGATCAAAGAAACGCCGACGATATTGATTGATGACGAGCTGGCCACCCATTTGGGGAGAGCACTGAACAATCTCGGGCGGTACAAGTCGGCACTGAAGTGGTTCATGAAGACTGCGGACAAGGGTAAAAAGGACCCGCTGTGGCATTTCCGTGTGGGATACGCCCATTATTATCTGGATGAGCTGCAGGATGCGATCCGGGAATTTGAGATTGCACACAAGCTGGACCCCGAAGATGAAGATACCATTCAGTTTCTGGAATGGAGCCGCAAGGAGGCTGCTGAAGCCCCGGCAGATAAGGAATCTGACGAGGAAGAGGAATAG
- a CDS encoding putative bifunctional diguanylate cyclase/phosphodiesterase: MLYLELLNMNWLQLALALLASLAACTLIVFGTVPFRTHAQGLQVCFTRTKMILLGTATFSASHILIPLSINLPLAPEYYILHLLFTMAGCWAATYFGIWYSSMPRSYAGRHFSISLAIAGIILVFDYLNIIFLFRDYVVWKPVLVLMTAASALSLCLAILRVLVISNRNREYQLHSKATVPGIVLCAAGLLLIPLLCAFSVLPVGNPAPGSYLQLTPYILTLFICSGLYIIPDAYRDTRQERQNRRIIETEQHYMSLFEYNPDSVLAFDAQGIVTGLNRKAELLARQLGLELVGRHFSDLFEGEYHALAQHHYRHVLRGQSSTIELELRNPAGGMLTFWLTSLPIVVEAVPVGIYSIIKDITKNKKDQETIRHLAYSDELTGLANRRSFHNLLLEHTEHTGVPAYPFTLFFIDLDRFKRINDLFGHSFGDKVIQQAAGKLKRCLPSSCSIARMGGDEFTVLVPHLRSRAEMESLAASIVEEFAHPFEVGNHSVKLSASVGIARFPEDGLDADSLVKHADTAMYSAKENGSFQYQFYDAERDQTSLERIILENDLEQSLDNDQIRLFYQPKIDIRSGEIVGLEALVRWQHPLLGMIPPLEFIPLAEKSGFIIPLEQWVLRTACAQVKTWEQEGRQVVPVAVNVSQIHLMKPDIFQSIMSTIHELDFDTQLLELEITESAMMHNEEHVISILNDLRRAGISVSMDDFGTGYSSLSYLQSLPIGCLKIDRSFVRKITTDTDSRAIAEMIISMAKQLGLTIVAEGVETEEQVALLKEIQCYNAQGFYYSKPVSADEITSIYL, translated from the coding sequence ATGTTATACTTAGAACTCCTGAATATGAACTGGCTGCAGCTGGCTCTGGCACTGCTGGCAAGCCTGGCGGCCTGCACTCTCATTGTTTTCGGAACGGTTCCCTTCCGCACTCATGCCCAAGGCCTGCAGGTCTGCTTCACCCGGACGAAGATGATACTGCTGGGAACCGCCACCTTCAGCGCTTCCCATATTCTGATCCCTTTATCTATTAATCTGCCCCTGGCTCCGGAATATTACATACTGCATCTCCTGTTCACCATGGCCGGCTGCTGGGCTGCCACTTACTTCGGCATCTGGTATTCCAGTATGCCCCGCAGCTATGCTGGCCGCCACTTCAGCATCAGCCTGGCTATTGCCGGCATCATTCTGGTGTTCGATTATCTGAATATCATCTTTCTGTTCCGTGACTATGTGGTCTGGAAGCCCGTACTCGTCCTCATGACGGCAGCTTCCGCGCTCAGCCTGTGCCTGGCCATCCTTCGTGTCCTGGTGATCTCGAACCGCAACCGCGAGTATCAGCTTCATTCCAAGGCTACGGTTCCCGGCATTGTGCTCTGTGCAGCAGGCCTGCTGTTAATTCCGCTGCTCTGCGCCTTTTCGGTGCTTCCGGTCGGGAATCCCGCTCCGGGAAGTTATCTGCAGCTGACTCCCTACATCCTGACGCTGTTTATTTGCAGCGGCCTGTACATCATTCCGGATGCCTACAGAGACACCCGGCAGGAGCGCCAGAACCGCAGAATCATAGAGACAGAGCAGCACTATATGTCGCTGTTTGAGTACAACCCGGACAGTGTGCTGGCATTCGATGCCCAGGGGATCGTCACCGGGCTGAACCGCAAGGCCGAGCTGCTCGCCCGGCAGCTCGGCCTGGAGCTGGTCGGAAGGCATTTCTCGGATCTTTTTGAGGGGGAATACCATGCACTGGCCCAGCATCATTACCGGCATGTTCTCCGCGGGCAATCCAGCACCATCGAGCTGGAGCTGAGAAATCCCGCCGGCGGTATGCTGACCTTCTGGCTCACCTCGCTGCCGATTGTGGTTGAAGCTGTGCCGGTAGGCATCTACAGCATCATTAAAGACATTACCAAGAATAAAAAGGACCAGGAAACCATCCGCCATCTCGCCTATTCTGATGAGCTGACCGGGCTGGCAAACCGCCGCTCCTTCCACAATCTGCTGCTTGAACATACGGAGCATACCGGCGTTCCCGCTTACCCGTTCACACTGTTCTTCATTGACCTGGACCGCTTCAAGCGGATCAATGATCTATTTGGCCATTCCTTCGGCGACAAGGTCATCCAGCAGGCGGCCGGCAAGCTGAAGCGCTGCCTCCCTTCCTCCTGCAGCATCGCACGGATGGGCGGGGACGAATTCACAGTGCTGGTGCCCCACTTGCGCTCAAGGGCAGAGATGGAATCCCTCGCTGCCAGCATCGTGGAAGAGTTCGCCCACCCCTTTGAAGTGGGCAACCATTCGGTCAAGCTGTCTGCTTCGGTAGGAATCGCCCGCTTTCCGGAGGACGGGCTGGATGCCGACTCACTGGTGAAGCACGCCGATACCGCAATGTACAGCGCTAAGGAGAACGGCAGCTTCCAGTACCAGTTCTACGATGCGGAACGCGACCAGACCAGTCTGGAGCGGATTATTCTGGAGAATGATCTGGAGCAGTCGCTGGACAATGACCAGATCAGGCTGTTCTACCAGCCCAAAATCGATATCCGCAGCGGTGAAATCGTTGGTCTTGAAGCGCTGGTGCGCTGGCAGCATCCCCTTCTGGGCATGATTCCTCCCCTGGAGTTCATTCCGCTGGCGGAGAAATCGGGATTCATTATTCCGCTGGAGCAGTGGGTGCTCCGCACGGCCTGTGCCCAGGTAAAAACCTGGGAGCAGGAGGGCCGCCAGGTCGTTCCCGTGGCCGTGAATGTTTCGCAGATTCATCTGATGAAACCGGATATTTTTCAATCGATTATGAGTACAATCCATGAGCTGGATTTCGACACCCAGCTGCTGGAGCTGGAGATTACAGAGAGTGCGATGATGCACAACGAAGAACATGTGATCAGCATCCTGAATGATCTCCGGAGAGCCGGGATTTCCGTATCGATGGACGATTTTGGGACAGGCTACAGCTCACTCAGCTATTTGCAGAGTCTTCCTATCGGCTGCCTGAAGATTGACCGGTCCTTTGTCCGCAAAATCACTACAGACACCGACAGCAGGGCTATTGCCGAGATGATTATCTCGATGGCCAAGCAGCTTGGGCTGACCATCGTCGCCGAAGGCGTGGAGACCGAAGAGCAGGTTGCGCTGCTCAAGGAAATTCAGTGCTACAATGCCCAGGGCTTCTATTATAGTAAGCCGGTAAGCGCGGACGAGATCACGAGCATATATTTATAG
- a CDS encoding MFS transporter, whose translation MSSTTASASPPVPGTPASGRLPWGSLLALAMTGFICILTETVPAGLLLQITHGLGVTEAMAGQLVTLYALGSLSAAIPLTAATRGWRRKPLLLLCILGFLVFNTVTTFSSNYTLTLAARFFAGVSAGVLWGMSAGYARRMVPEPLKGRAMAVAMVGTPLALAFGVPAGTLFGDLAGWRSVFGILSLSALLLAVWVLWKLPDYPGEDAGKRLPLHKVFTAPGVRPVLLVVLAWVLAHNILYTYIAPYLTQTGFTGRMDLVLLIFGITALLGIWLIGVWIDRHLRPLVLVSLAAFALASVLLGIVSNQPGVICLVAAVWGLTFGGAATLLQTAIAIAGRESADVAQSMLVTAWNLAIGGGGVIGGILLETTGVRSFPWVLFILLSFALLIAWRSRAHGFPAKRL comes from the coding sequence ATGAGCAGCACCACAGCTTCCGCCTCCCCGCCAGTTCCCGGCACTCCAGCTTCCGGGCGGCTTCCTTGGGGGAGCTTGCTCGCCCTTGCTATGACTGGCTTCATCTGTATTCTTACCGAAACAGTCCCCGCCGGTTTATTGCTCCAGATCACTCATGGGCTTGGAGTGACAGAGGCCATGGCGGGTCAGCTTGTTACCTTATACGCGCTTGGCTCACTGTCAGCAGCCATCCCATTAACCGCCGCGACGCGCGGTTGGCGGCGGAAACCTCTGCTGCTGCTGTGTATCCTTGGCTTTCTCGTCTTCAACACCGTTACCACATTTTCTTCTAACTATACGCTGACGCTGGCAGCGCGCTTCTTCGCGGGCGTATCTGCCGGTGTCCTATGGGGAATGTCCGCAGGCTATGCCCGGCGCATGGTGCCGGAGCCGCTGAAGGGACGCGCTATGGCCGTTGCAATGGTAGGAACACCTCTTGCTCTGGCGTTCGGTGTTCCTGCCGGCACCTTATTCGGCGACCTTGCCGGCTGGCGCAGTGTCTTCGGAATCTTGTCGCTGTCCGCGCTGCTGCTGGCCGTCTGGGTGCTCTGGAAGCTGCCGGACTATCCGGGAGAAGATGCCGGCAAACGGCTCCCTTTGCACAAGGTCTTCACTGCCCCGGGAGTTCGCCCGGTACTGTTAGTCGTGCTGGCGTGGGTACTGGCACATAACATCCTGTATACCTATATTGCACCTTATCTTACCCAGACGGGGTTTACCGGGCGTATGGACTTGGTTCTGCTTATTTTCGGGATTACAGCGCTTCTTGGCATTTGGTTGATCGGTGTATGGATCGACCGCCATCTGCGGCCGCTGGTTCTGGTCAGCCTGGCTGCGTTTGCCTTGGCATCCGTCCTGCTTGGCATAGTCAGCAACCAGCCTGGCGTGATCTGTCTGGTGGCTGCAGTCTGGGGGCTAACCTTCGGGGGAGCCGCGACTCTGCTGCAGACAGCCATTGCTATAGCCGGCCGCGAGAGTGCGGATGTGGCTCAGTCGATGCTGGTGACGGCATGGAACCTGGCGATTGGCGGCGGCGGTGTGATCGGTGGTATTCTTCTTGAAACAACGGGAGTCCGCTCCTTTCCCTGGGTGCTGTTCATTCTGCTGAGTTTTGCACTTCTAATCGCTTGGCGAAGCAGAGCACATGGATTCCCTGCAAAAAGGCTGTAG
- a CDS encoding SIS domain-containing protein, with product MSTVDRLTKAQFQVERILEAFKQKTINNVFYVACGGSSALMYPSKYFIDRESSNITAEIYSSNEFIYRNPKSLGADSLVILCSHKGKTPETTDAAHFAKSKGALVVSLMYVDTAPLADESDFIVNYSWAPPGELDPLPEIMNYSILYRLTMGLLYVQEGNELYLKLLSSLENMDTVLEKAKVQYLAPAKAFAAEYKDEKIMYTMASGSNYGIAYSFAICILMEMQWIHSHAIHAGEFFHGPFEILDKNVPFILLMGLDETRPMEERALKFLKEHGEKMLVIDAEQFDLTGIEEEVKGYIAPLVMNLVLRVYAVELAKATGHPLEERRYMFKVPY from the coding sequence ATGAGTACTGTAGACAGATTAACTAAAGCGCAATTCCAAGTGGAAAGGATTCTGGAGGCTTTTAAGCAGAAAACCATTAATAACGTCTTTTATGTGGCCTGCGGCGGATCGTCTGCCCTGATGTATCCAAGCAAGTATTTTATTGACCGTGAATCCAGTAACATTACAGCAGAAATCTATAGCTCCAATGAGTTCATATACCGTAATCCTAAGTCACTTGGAGCGGACTCGCTGGTCATCCTTTGCTCTCATAAAGGAAAAACGCCAGAGACTACGGATGCTGCACATTTTGCTAAATCCAAGGGAGCCCTTGTAGTTTCACTGATGTATGTAGACACCGCTCCGCTGGCTGATGAATCGGATTTCATTGTTAATTACAGCTGGGCGCCTCCGGGGGAGCTTGATCCACTTCCCGAGATCATGAACTATTCCATTTTGTACCGTCTTACCATGGGGCTTTTATATGTGCAGGAGGGAAATGAACTGTACTTGAAGCTTCTAAGCAGTTTGGAGAACATGGATACGGTGCTGGAAAAAGCCAAGGTACAGTATCTTGCTCCAGCCAAGGCGTTCGCCGCCGAATATAAAGATGAAAAAATAATGTATACCATGGCTAGCGGATCAAACTACGGGATTGCGTATTCCTTTGCAATTTGCATCCTGATGGAAATGCAGTGGATTCACTCACATGCGATTCATGCCGGGGAATTCTTTCATGGCCCGTTTGAAATCCTGGACAAAAATGTTCCATTCATATTATTGATGGGCCTTGATGAAACACGTCCGATGGAAGAGCGGGCCTTGAAGTTCCTGAAGGAACACGGGGAAAAAATGCTGGTGATCGATGCTGAGCAATTTGATTTGACCGGCATAGAGGAAGAAGTGAAGGGTTATATCGCCCCACTGGTGATGAACCTTGTATTGCGTGTATACGCGGTTGAGCTTGCCAAGGCTACCGGGCATCCGCTGGAAGAAAGACGTTATATGTTCAAGGTTCCTTATTAA
- a CDS encoding serine hydrolase domain-containing protein, giving the protein MLHSNTINLDRLPERIDKVIDQTLTDKRLAGAVIKVAVDGELIYNRAAGFANRELNQPMREDALFRLASVSKPITSTAALVLVAQGRLQLDDRVDRWLPEFQPRLKNGEHAAITIRHLMTHTAGLTYRFFQEEGGSYEQAGVSDGMDQPGITLDENLRRIASAPLLYTPGTQWRYSIATDVLGAVIARVAGTTLSEAIDALVTRPLGMKDTGFLATDPQRLATAYADDVPGLRPLHNPDSLAFMEGTAGFRLSPGRALDPAAYHSGGAGMVGSTGDFLHLLETLRKGGAPLLPEPLVREMTTNQIGDLHMPFWPGRGFGLGITVLKDPVAADTAESPGTWRMGGTYGHSWFVDPEQRLSVAAFTNTALEGMSGPFTIDLCNAVYGRLNK; this is encoded by the coding sequence ATACTGCATTCGAACACGATTAACCTAGACCGCCTCCCGGAACGCATTGATAAAGTAATTGACCAGACGCTTACCGACAAGCGCCTGGCTGGTGCTGTCATCAAGGTGGCGGTAGATGGGGAGCTCATATATAACCGGGCGGCCGGATTTGCGAACCGCGAACTGAACCAGCCCATGCGGGAAGATGCCTTATTCCGGCTCGCATCGGTTTCCAAACCCATTACCTCTACAGCTGCGCTGGTACTAGTGGCCCAAGGCCGCTTGCAGCTTGATGACCGGGTGGACCGCTGGCTGCCGGAGTTTCAGCCACGTCTGAAGAACGGCGAACACGCAGCAATCACGATCCGTCACTTAATGACGCATACCGCTGGTCTGACCTACCGTTTCTTCCAGGAAGAGGGGGGCTCCTATGAGCAGGCCGGGGTATCCGATGGCATGGATCAGCCCGGCATCACGCTGGATGAGAATCTGCGGCGGATCGCCTCAGCCCCGCTGCTCTATACGCCAGGCACCCAGTGGAGATATTCTATCGCAACAGATGTGCTGGGGGCTGTGATCGCAAGGGTTGCCGGAACCACGCTCAGCGAAGCTATCGATGCACTCGTAACCCGGCCGCTCGGCATGAAGGACACCGGCTTCCTTGCAACGGACCCGCAGCGGCTGGCCACCGCTTATGCCGATGACGTTCCCGGTCTGCGGCCTTTGCACAATCCGGACAGCCTTGCTTTTATGGAGGGTACAGCAGGCTTCCGGCTTTCCCCTGGACGGGCGCTCGACCCTGCCGCCTATCATTCCGGGGGAGCCGGCATGGTCGGCAGTACCGGAGACTTTCTGCATCTGCTGGAAACCTTGCGCAAGGGTGGAGCGCCTCTGCTGCCGGAACCTCTGGTCCGTGAAATGACCACCAATCAGATTGGGGATCTGCACATGCCCTTCTGGCCAGGACGAGGTTTTGGCCTGGGGATTACGGTGCTGAAAGACCCTGTTGCAGCAGACACTGCGGAATCGCCTGGCACATGGCGCATGGGGGGCACCTATGGGCATTCGTGGTTCGTCGATCCGGAGCAGCGGCTAAGCGTGGCAGCCTTCACCAACACCGCATTGGAGGGGATGTCAGGCCCGTTTACCATTGACCTCTGCAACGCCGTCTACGGCAGATTGAACAAATAA
- a CDS encoding NAD(P)-dependent malic enzyme, translating into MIDITDRIFLAHQGGKIHTRPNLPILNHDDLARIYTPGVAQVCTAIHEDPEQVYALTVKRNMVAVVTDGTAVLGLGNIGPYAAAPVMEGKAVLFKQLAGINAFPICLDTTDTEEIIRTVKAIAPIFGGINLEDISSPRCFEIERRLEEELDIPVFHDDQHGTAIVVLAGLINALKVTGKQIDHVRIVVNGVGAAGVSICRMLLAAGARHLVPVDQEGALIRGGNYAHPKWQWLAGQSGVEDQPGTLQEVIAGADVFIGVSRGGILQPQDVQRMAPLPIVFAMANPEPEISPELALPYAGVYATGRSDYPNQINNVLAFPGIFKGALECRAQRINDQMKLAAAQAIAAVVKDTELNAAYIIPSLFNDQVVIKVRQAVIEAAVSSGIAKIIPPGFEI; encoded by the coding sequence ATGATCGACATTACCGACCGGATTTTTTTGGCTCATCAGGGTGGTAAAATACACACCCGGCCCAATCTGCCGATCCTCAACCATGATGATCTGGCCCGAATATATACTCCCGGGGTAGCTCAGGTATGCACCGCGATTCATGAAGACCCGGAACAGGTATATGCACTGACGGTCAAGCGGAATATGGTTGCCGTCGTGACGGATGGAACCGCTGTGCTGGGACTTGGCAATATTGGCCCTTATGCTGCTGCTCCGGTCATGGAAGGGAAGGCGGTGCTGTTCAAACAGCTGGCTGGAATCAATGCCTTTCCGATCTGCCTCGATACCACGGATACCGAGGAAATTATACGTACGGTAAAAGCGATTGCGCCTATCTTCGGCGGCATTAATCTGGAGGATATCAGCTCGCCGCGATGCTTTGAGATTGAACGCCGTCTGGAGGAGGAGCTGGATATTCCGGTGTTTCATGATGATCAGCATGGAACAGCTATTGTAGTCTTGGCAGGTTTGATCAATGCGTTGAAGGTTACCGGCAAACAAATAGATCATGTCCGTATTGTTGTTAATGGCGTTGGAGCCGCAGGGGTATCCATTTGCAGGATGCTGCTTGCAGCGGGTGCCCGGCATCTGGTTCCTGTCGATCAGGAGGGAGCGCTTATAAGAGGCGGGAATTATGCTCATCCCAAGTGGCAATGGCTTGCCGGGCAGTCCGGGGTCGAGGATCAGCCCGGTACGCTGCAGGAGGTGATTGCCGGTGCGGATGTTTTTATCGGCGTCTCCCGCGGCGGCATTCTGCAGCCGCAGGATGTGCAGCGCATGGCCCCCTTGCCTATCGTGTTCGCTATGGCAAATCCCGAACCCGAGATATCGCCTGAGCTTGCTCTGCCATACGCCGGAGTATATGCTACCGGACGAAGTGATTATCCCAATCAGATCAACAACGTGCTGGCTTTTCCGGGCATCTTCAAGGGGGCGCTGGAATGCAGGGCACAGCGTATCAACGACCAGATGAAGCTGGCAGCCGCCCAGGCGATCGCAGCGGTGGTTAAGGATACCGAACTGAACGCAGCGTATATTATTCCCAGCCTGTTCAACGATCAGGTCGTTATTAAGGTAAGGCAAGCTGTAATTGAGGCAGCGGTATCAAGCGGCATTGCAAAGATTATCCCGCCAGGCTTTGAAATATAA